The following are encoded in a window of Amaranthus tricolor cultivar Red isolate AtriRed21 chromosome 2, ASM2621246v1, whole genome shotgun sequence genomic DNA:
- the LOC130805705 gene encoding uncharacterized protein LOC130805705 has product MTCGCGKWQGSGIPCKHGLRVIYNQRLNPRDFVSPFYKGAAYKLTYGDHIHPVADPTHWPSTNVPEIVAPQGKRNAGRPPKERRRAAHEAKKEKRHKNNKCSLCKELGHNAMTCKAKKASSKKAAHAASSSEQGNTRGKRKTAT; this is encoded by the coding sequence atgacttgtgGGTGTGGGAAATGGCAAGGATCAGGGATCCCTTGCAAGCATGGGCTAAGGGTCATTTACAACCAAAGACTTAATCCTAGGGACTTTGTCTCACCTTTCTACAAGGGGGCTGCTTACAAACTCACTTATGGAGACCACATCCACCCTGTGGCTGATCCAACTCACTGGCCTTCAACAAATGTGCCAGAAATTGTAGCACCCCAAGGGAAAAGAAATGCTGGCAGACCACCTAAGGAAAGGAGAAGAGCTGCTCATGaagcaaaaaaagaaaagaggcaTAAGAATAACAAATGCAGCCTATGCAAAGAACTAGGCCACAATGCAATGACATGCAAGGCAAAAAAGGCATCATCAAAGAAGGCAGCACATGCAGCTTCTTCTTCAGAGCAAGGCAACACTAGGGGGAAGAGAAAGACTGCTACTTAG
- the LOC130805222 gene encoding uncharacterized protein LOC130805222 isoform X2, with protein MGETSLKHILTRSIKLADQITKASNEVIHFKSECLELQTKTIKLGELIRQAARASNNLYEKPTRRIINDTQQVLEKALILINKCKTRSLFKRIFTLVPNSAFRKIITQLDNSLGNVTWILRATITRNDDIEDSKISYLGLPPIAANEPILCLIWEQVANLSSEERTDAASSLVSLANDNQRYRKMIVEEGGVGPLLKLAKEAGNPKGQENAIRCIGVLGCDEESVETIIDSGVCSIFCKLLKDDGVIMKVKAMVAWAISELVYNYPQCKDDFMQFNVIRVLVNHLAFETIEEHNKYAIVERNKMQAINQIQQNMHMTNLISDNMRLIINENNYIQNHQDQEVKVEMKAMAARALWYLAKGNTSICSSITESRALLCFATLLQNGQDDVKYNSAMAILEITNVAEKNTDLRQIAFKPTSPATKAVKEQLLNVVTNSNNAKILLPCIKSLGNLARIFRAKDTTRIIESLVRLIVDENEIEVTFEMLRIPALKLLCYLGQNAPDSEAFTQEDVLTPLEWAKEQDYFMQHPQIGDLLFKATSILELYQLRVPRL; from the exons ATGGGCGAGACATCATTAAAACATATTTTAACAAGATCAATAAAATTAGCAGATCAAATAACAAAAGCATCTAATGAAGTCATACATTTCAAATCAGAATGTCTTGAGTTACAAACTAAGACTATAAAATTAGGTGAGCTCATACGCCAAGCAGCCCGTGCAAGTAACAACCTCTACGAGAAGCCGACTCGACGTATCATCAACGACACCCAACAAGTCCTTGAAAAGGCATTGATACTTATCAACAAGTGTAAAACACGCTCTTTATTCAAGCGCATTTTTACCTTAGTCCCAAATTCAGCCTTTCGAAAAATAATCACTCAACTTGATAATTCCTTAGGAAATGTTACATGGATTTTACGTGCAACCATCACACGTAACGACGACATTGAAGACTCTAAAATTAGTTACCTCGGTCTCCCACCCATCGCGGCAAATGAGCCAATACTTTGTTTAATATGGGAGCAAGTGGCAAATCTATCGTCGGAGGAACGTACGGATGCGGCCTCATCGTTAGTGTCGTTAGCTAACGACAATCAACGATACAGAAAAATGATAGTCGAGGAAGGTGGTGTGGGCCCACTTTTAAAATTGGCTAAAGAGGCAGGGAATCCTAAAGGACAAGAAAATGCAATTCGTTGTATAGGAGTTTTAGGGTGTGATGAGGAAAGTGTTGAAACAATTATTGATAGTGGGGTTTGTTCTATTTTTTGCAAGTTGTTAAAAGATGATGGAGTTATAATGAAAGTAAAAGCAATGGTAGCTTGGGCTATTTCTGAGTTGGTTTATAATTACCCACAATGCAAGGATgattttatgcaatttaatgtaATTAGGGTTCTTGTTAATCATCTTGCTTTTGAGACCATTGAAGAGCATAACAAATATGCAATTGTTGAGCGTAATAAAATGCAGGCTATTAATCAGATTCAGCAGAATATGCATATGACTAATCTGATCTCGGATAATAtg AGActgataataaatgaaaataattatattcaaaACCATCAAGATCAAGAGGTGAAAGTCGAGATGAAAGCCATGGCAGCACGGGCACTTTGGTATTTAGCCAAAGGGAACACGTCCATATGCAGTAGCATCACCGAGTCTAGAGCCTTACTATGTTTCGCTACGCTCCTACAAAACGGCCAGGACGATGTCAAGTACAACTCAGCCATGGCAATACTGGAGATTACAAATGTAGCGGAAAAAAACACCGATTTAAGACAAATTGCTTTCAAGCCTACATCCCCTGCAACTAAAGCAGTGAAGGAACAACTTCTTAACGTAGTTACAAATTCTAATAACGCTAAAATCTTGCTCCCTTGCATCAAATCACTCGGTAATTTGGCACGAATCTTTCGTGCTAAAGACACGACTAGAATCATCGAAAGCCTTGTAAGGCTTATCGTTGATGAAAACGAGATTGAAGTTACGTTTGAG ATGTTGCGAATTCCAGCGTTGAAATTGTTGTGTTACTTGGGACAAAATGCACCTGATAGTGAAGCGTTTACGCAAGAAGATGTGCTTACGCCCCTAGAATGGGCTAAGGAACAAGACTATTTTATGCAACATCCTCAAATTGGAGATCTTTTATTTAAGGCTACAAGTATACTGGAACTTTACCAATTAAGAGTACCTCGATTATAA
- the LOC130805222 gene encoding uncharacterized protein LOC130805222 isoform X3, translating to MGETSLKHILTRSIKLADQITKASNEVIHFKSECLELQTKTIKLGELIRQAARASNNLYEKPTRRIINDTQQVLEKALILINKCKTRSLFKRIFTLVPNSAFRKIITQLDNSLGNVTWILRATITRNDDIEDSKISYLGLPPIAANEPILCLIWEQVANLSSEERTDAASSLVSLANDNQRYRKMIVEEGGVGPLLKLAKEAGNPKGQENAIRCIGVLGCDEESVETIIDSGVCSIFCKLLKDDGVIMKVKAMVAWAISELVYNYPQCKDDFMQFNVIRVLVNHLAFETIEEHNKYAIVERNKMQAINQIQQNMHMTNLISDNMRLIINENNYIQNHQDQEVKVEMKAMAARALWYLAKGNTSICSSITESRALLCFATLLQNGQDDVKYNSAMAILEITNVAEKNTDLRQIAFKPTSPATKAVKEQLLNMLRIPALKLLCYLGQNAPDSEAFTQEDVLTPLEWAKEQDYFMQHPQIGDLLFKATSILELYQLRVPRL from the exons ATGGGCGAGACATCATTAAAACATATTTTAACAAGATCAATAAAATTAGCAGATCAAATAACAAAAGCATCTAATGAAGTCATACATTTCAAATCAGAATGTCTTGAGTTACAAACTAAGACTATAAAATTAGGTGAGCTCATACGCCAAGCAGCCCGTGCAAGTAACAACCTCTACGAGAAGCCGACTCGACGTATCATCAACGACACCCAACAAGTCCTTGAAAAGGCATTGATACTTATCAACAAGTGTAAAACACGCTCTTTATTCAAGCGCATTTTTACCTTAGTCCCAAATTCAGCCTTTCGAAAAATAATCACTCAACTTGATAATTCCTTAGGAAATGTTACATGGATTTTACGTGCAACCATCACACGTAACGACGACATTGAAGACTCTAAAATTAGTTACCTCGGTCTCCCACCCATCGCGGCAAATGAGCCAATACTTTGTTTAATATGGGAGCAAGTGGCAAATCTATCGTCGGAGGAACGTACGGATGCGGCCTCATCGTTAGTGTCGTTAGCTAACGACAATCAACGATACAGAAAAATGATAGTCGAGGAAGGTGGTGTGGGCCCACTTTTAAAATTGGCTAAAGAGGCAGGGAATCCTAAAGGACAAGAAAATGCAATTCGTTGTATAGGAGTTTTAGGGTGTGATGAGGAAAGTGTTGAAACAATTATTGATAGTGGGGTTTGTTCTATTTTTTGCAAGTTGTTAAAAGATGATGGAGTTATAATGAAAGTAAAAGCAATGGTAGCTTGGGCTATTTCTGAGTTGGTTTATAATTACCCACAATGCAAGGATgattttatgcaatttaatgtaATTAGGGTTCTTGTTAATCATCTTGCTTTTGAGACCATTGAAGAGCATAACAAATATGCAATTGTTGAGCGTAATAAAATGCAGGCTATTAATCAGATTCAGCAGAATATGCATATGACTAATCTGATCTCGGATAATAtg AGActgataataaatgaaaataattatattcaaaACCATCAAGATCAAGAGGTGAAAGTCGAGATGAAAGCCATGGCAGCACGGGCACTTTGGTATTTAGCCAAAGGGAACACGTCCATATGCAGTAGCATCACCGAGTCTAGAGCCTTACTATGTTTCGCTACGCTCCTACAAAACGGCCAGGACGATGTCAAGTACAACTCAGCCATGGCAATACTGGAGATTACAAATGTAGCGGAAAAAAACACCGATTTAAGACAAATTGCTTTCAAGCCTACATCCCCTGCAACTAAAGCAGTGAAGGAACAACTTCTTAAC ATGTTGCGAATTCCAGCGTTGAAATTGTTGTGTTACTTGGGACAAAATGCACCTGATAGTGAAGCGTTTACGCAAGAAGATGTGCTTACGCCCCTAGAATGGGCTAAGGAACAAGACTATTTTATGCAACATCCTCAAATTGGAGATCTTTTATTTAAGGCTACAAGTATACTGGAACTTTACCAATTAAGAGTACCTCGATTATAA
- the LOC130805222 gene encoding uncharacterized protein LOC130805222 isoform X1 — protein MGETSLKHILTRSIKLADQITKASNEVIHFKSECLELQTKTIKLGELIRQAARASNNLYEKPTRRIINDTQQVLEKALILINKCKTRSLFKRIFTLVPNSAFRKIITQLDNSLGNVTWILRATITRNDDIEDSKISYLGLPPIAANEPILCLIWEQVANLSSEERTDAASSLVSLANDNQRYRKMIVEEGGVGPLLKLAKEAGNPKGQENAIRCIGVLGCDEESVETIIDSGVCSIFCKLLKDDGVIMKVKAMVAWAISELVYNYPQCKDDFMQFNVIRVLVNHLAFETIEEHNKYAIVERNKMQAINQIQQNMHMTNLISDNMRLIINENNYIQNHQDQEVKVEMKAMAARALWYLAKGNTSICSSITESRALLCFATLLQNGQDDVKYNSAMAILEITNVAEKNTDLRQIAFKPTSPATKAVKEQLLNVVTNSNNAKILLPCIKSLGNLARIFRAKDTTRIIESLVRLIVDENEIEVTFEVVTALIKFACSNNYLHVVHSKSIIQAICVKNLIKLVYFGEQMLRIPALKLLCYLGQNAPDSEAFTQEDVLTPLEWAKEQDYFMQHPQIGDLLFKATSILELYQLRVPRL, from the exons ATGGGCGAGACATCATTAAAACATATTTTAACAAGATCAATAAAATTAGCAGATCAAATAACAAAAGCATCTAATGAAGTCATACATTTCAAATCAGAATGTCTTGAGTTACAAACTAAGACTATAAAATTAGGTGAGCTCATACGCCAAGCAGCCCGTGCAAGTAACAACCTCTACGAGAAGCCGACTCGACGTATCATCAACGACACCCAACAAGTCCTTGAAAAGGCATTGATACTTATCAACAAGTGTAAAACACGCTCTTTATTCAAGCGCATTTTTACCTTAGTCCCAAATTCAGCCTTTCGAAAAATAATCACTCAACTTGATAATTCCTTAGGAAATGTTACATGGATTTTACGTGCAACCATCACACGTAACGACGACATTGAAGACTCTAAAATTAGTTACCTCGGTCTCCCACCCATCGCGGCAAATGAGCCAATACTTTGTTTAATATGGGAGCAAGTGGCAAATCTATCGTCGGAGGAACGTACGGATGCGGCCTCATCGTTAGTGTCGTTAGCTAACGACAATCAACGATACAGAAAAATGATAGTCGAGGAAGGTGGTGTGGGCCCACTTTTAAAATTGGCTAAAGAGGCAGGGAATCCTAAAGGACAAGAAAATGCAATTCGTTGTATAGGAGTTTTAGGGTGTGATGAGGAAAGTGTTGAAACAATTATTGATAGTGGGGTTTGTTCTATTTTTTGCAAGTTGTTAAAAGATGATGGAGTTATAATGAAAGTAAAAGCAATGGTAGCTTGGGCTATTTCTGAGTTGGTTTATAATTACCCACAATGCAAGGATgattttatgcaatttaatgtaATTAGGGTTCTTGTTAATCATCTTGCTTTTGAGACCATTGAAGAGCATAACAAATATGCAATTGTTGAGCGTAATAAAATGCAGGCTATTAATCAGATTCAGCAGAATATGCATATGACTAATCTGATCTCGGATAATAtg AGActgataataaatgaaaataattatattcaaaACCATCAAGATCAAGAGGTGAAAGTCGAGATGAAAGCCATGGCAGCACGGGCACTTTGGTATTTAGCCAAAGGGAACACGTCCATATGCAGTAGCATCACCGAGTCTAGAGCCTTACTATGTTTCGCTACGCTCCTACAAAACGGCCAGGACGATGTCAAGTACAACTCAGCCATGGCAATACTGGAGATTACAAATGTAGCGGAAAAAAACACCGATTTAAGACAAATTGCTTTCAAGCCTACATCCCCTGCAACTAAAGCAGTGAAGGAACAACTTCTTAACGTAGTTACAAATTCTAATAACGCTAAAATCTTGCTCCCTTGCATCAAATCACTCGGTAATTTGGCACGAATCTTTCGTGCTAAAGACACGACTAGAATCATCGAAAGCCTTGTAAGGCTTATCGTTGATGAAAACGAGATTGAAGTTACGTTTGAGGTTGTCACTGCTTTGATTAAGTTTGCTTGCTCAAACAATTACTTACATGTTGTGCATAGTAAGTCTATTATTCAAGCTatttgtgtaaagaatttgatAAAATTGGTGTATTTTGGTGAGCAGATGTTGCGAATTCCAGCGTTGAAATTGTTGTGTTACTTGGGACAAAATGCACCTGATAGTGAAGCGTTTACGCAAGAAGATGTGCTTACGCCCCTAGAATGGGCTAAGGAACAAGACTATTTTATGCAACATCCTCAAATTGGAGATCTTTTATTTAAGGCTACAAGTATACTGGAACTTTACCAATTAAGAGTACCTCGATTATAA